The genomic DNA TGCAGCAGTTCCAGCCCGGTCATCTCTGGCATCCGCACGTCCGACAGGATCACATCCGGGCGAAACTGGGTGATCCAGCGCGCGGCATCGGTAGCGCGCGGCAAGTCCTTGGCGACCCAGCCCGCCGCTTCGATCAGGTCCACAAGCGAGGTGCGCATCATCCGGTCATCATCAATCACAAGCACACGAAAGGCCGTCATGGCGATGCCTCCCCGGTGTTGCGCGGCAAGGTGACCCGGAACAACGCGCCGCCCTGCGCGCGGTCGGATGCGGTGATCGTGCCGCCATGGTCTGACACGATCCCGGCTGAAATCGTCAGGCCCAGTCCCATGCCCCGCCCGCTTTCGCGCGTGGTGGCAAAGGGTTCGCGCAGGTCGTCAAATGACTGATCCCCCAGGCCATGGCCGCTGTCTGCGACGGAGAACCAGACGTCATCATCCGCCTGCCCCATCTCAATCGCGATGCGGCGTTCGGCAGCATCCTCCATCGCGTCCAACGCGTTACGCACGATATTTGTCATCACCTGTTCGATCCGCAGCGCGTTGGCCCAAAGCGTGACATCGGATGTCGGGCGCTGAAAGTCCACCGTCGCACCGGTATGTGCGATCGTGGGCTCCAGCAGATCCAGCGCATTGGTCATCGCCGCCGCAAGGTCGATCTTTTCGAACTTGTCCCGGCCTTTACGGGAAAAGAACTTTAGCTGCCGGGTGATGTCCTCCATCCGGGCCACAAGGCCCTGCATTTTGTCGTTCAGCGTACTAGGCCCGGAGGTCATTTCGGCCGCTGCCAACCGATTACGCATGGCCGCAATTGGTTGACCCAATTCGTGCGTGACCGATGACGCCAGTTGCCCCAAGGCTGCCAACCGCCCGGCGCGCTCCAATTCTGCTTGGGTCTTTTGCAGGTTCTGTTCCGCGGCGCGGCGTTCCTCGATCTCGACAGCAAGACGCGCGTTGGCGGACCGCAACAGCGCCTGATCCTCTTCCGACTTTTGCAAAGCTGCGCCGATGCTGCGCACCCGACGCACCTGCAACGCGATCAACCCCAGCACACCCATCAGCAGCACGAACCCCGCACTGAGCGAGGCGCGGGTAACGGCCTGATCGTCGGGCACAAAGAAATGCAGCGACCAGTCGTTGGGCAGATCACGGGTGCGCAGATACAGCAAATGCTTGCCACCCACATTGGCCGTTTGGGCCGTGATGTCGCGGGTCCAGTCCAGCGGGTCCAGCGGCTCCTGCCCAAACTGGCGGGATGCGATAATCCGGTCGCGCTGATCCGCTGTCAGCGGGTCCAGCACGCGGTAGCGCCACGCCGGATCAGAGGCCAGAAGTACCACACCATCGGCATTGGTCAGCATGATCCGCTCGCCCGAGGCTTGCCAGCTGTTTTGCAGCGCGGACAGATCCAGCTTGATCGCGATGACGCCCTCCGCCGCCGCGCGCGATTGCACCGCCAGTGCATAGAAATACCCCGGAATGCCGGTGGTGGCCCCGATGCCATAGAACTCGCCCAGTGCGCCATCGCGGGCCGCCTGAAAATACGGACGGAACGCATAGTTTTGCCCGACAAAGCTGTTGGCAGCCGCCGCGTTCGAGGCCGAGATCGTCAGCCCCGCATCGTCCATCAGATAGATCGCATCCAGCCCCGCACTTTGCGCAAAGCGTGCCAGTCGCCGGTCAAGCGCGGTGGTATCGCCGCCTTGCAGGGTGGCCGCAACAAACGGGTCTTGCGACAAAAGGAACGGCAGATGGGCAAAGTGGCGCAGCTCTGCCTCGACCGTGCTGCGATACAGCGTCAGGCGGGCGGCGGCTTGTTCACGGACCTGCGCGCTGAAATAGGTGTAGGACGCCCAATACACACCCAATGTGCAGGCGACCAGGATCGCAATCGGGACAAGGTTCAGGTGCCGCATAACGCCCGTGGTGCCCGGTGGATGGCGGAAAATCAACCGCCACGGCAGATCAGCGCGCGCCAAAGATCCGGTAGTACATCCAGTCAGGCATGAATTGCGACAGGCGGAAAAGCCACGAGAACACCATCGGGAACGACTTTTTGAAGGCGTCATCGTTCATGTGGTCAAAGACCTCGTTGGCGGCATCCTCGGGCGTCATGATGAACGGCATGTTGAAATCGTTCTTGTCGGTCAGCCGGGTCTTGATGAAGCCGGGATTGATCACCTGCACCTTGATCGGGTGGGTGCGCAGATCGGCCTGCATGGATTCCGCCAGCGCCATTAGCCCGGCCTTGGACGCGGAATAGCCAATCGCCCCCGGCAGCCCACGGAACCCCGAAAGTGAACCGGTCAGAACGATGTGCCCCGCACCCCGTTCGACCATCTGCGGGATGACCTCACCCACCACGCGAGATGCGCCAAGATAGTTGACCTGCGCCATCATCTCGGCCTTGTCGTTATCCCATTCTTGCGCCTTCATCGGCCAGTAGACGCCCGCCAGATAAACCACGCCGTCGATCTGGCCGACCTTCTCGGCGGCTGCGCGCACGCTGTCCATGTCGGCCACATCCACGGTCACACATGACGCAGTACCGGGGAGTTCTGCGACCAGTTCGGCCAGCCGGTCCTCTGACCGGGCGGAGACGATCAGCTCTGCCCCGGCGCGCGACATCACATGGGCCACAGCGCGGCCCAATCCTTCGCTTGCGCCGACCAGCCAGTAGCGCTTTCCTTGCCAGCTTTGCACGTTATTCGCCCGCCACGGCGCGCGCATGCGCCGGGCGCATGGTGGCGACAAGCTCGGCCACCTTGATCCCGAATTTGCGGAACTGGCTGCGGTTCATCACGGTGCCGTTCGACATCAGATACATCCAGTCTGTGGTATCCAGAACGTGACCGCCCGCCTCTTCGGCCAATTTGATCCGGTAATTCAGCAGCACCGCAGAGCCGTTTTGCTGGCCCGATCCCGCACCAATCACATCGGGCGCCTCAGCCTTGATGCGACCGTCATTGCCCAGCGTCAGGGTCCAGACCCGGTCTTGGACATTGCCGCTATCGTAATGAAACACCTCTTTCATGGTGCAGACATTGCCATCCCATTGCGCATCGAAATGCGCAACAAACCGTGACGTGACGCGGCCAAATGGACCATAAATGATACCTTCGCATTCAATCGGGCCCTGAAAGGTGTCGCGGATGTTGAAGGTAGGGCCATCGGCATAGTCGTTCGGTTTCTGCGCCCAGAAGGACACATAGCGGGACTTGGCGATTAGCCCGATCAAAACCAAGGCGGCCCCGATCAGAATTGCAGCGAGTGACATTATCTGTCCTCTAATTTGGTGGCGACCAGCAGGCCAATTGCCACGAGTTTCAAAAGGCATGGCACCCCTGCGTAAAGGAGCGTCAGCATTGTCAGCGCCGCCTGCGGGTTGGTCTCTGCCCCTGCGGCAAATCCGGCCTGTTCCAGCAGCGGCAAAAGCACCACAGCGGCAAAGGCCAGCGTCAGTTTGTTCACCAGCGACCAAAGCCCAAAACCCTGCCCACCGTTTGGAGAAACCTGCGCCATGCGTTTTGCAAACATGGCAGGGAGGAGGGTCAGGTCTGCTCCGATCGTTGCACCACTTAGTACGCAGACAATGCTGAACTGGATCAGGTCGCCTGTGCCCAATGTCAGCGTGTAGCCAAATGACAAGATCGCCAGCACCATCGCCGTCAGCAGCACCGGCTTGGGGCCAAAGCGCGCCGCAAGGCGCGACCAAAGCGGGGCGGACATGGCCGCAGCCAGAAAAAACAGCACCAATAAAGGGCCTTCCCAGCCAACCGCGCCCAAACGGTCATCGACGTAGAACAGGAACAGGGTGGAACTGACGGCCAGCGGTGTGGCGTTGAACAGCGCCAAGATCAGAAGGCGTTTGGCCAAGGGGTCGGACAAAATGTCGCGGATGCCCATAGGTGCCGATGACGTGCGCCCGGTCCACTCGGGCCACATATAAAGCGCGGCCAGGGCTGTCAGCGCGGCAAAGCCATAGGCAAAAATCGCGAAAGGGCTTTCGGTCATCCCCATCAACACAGTGGGCACAATCGCCGCGATGCAGACCCCCAAAAGCGCGCCGGTTTCCCGCCATGCCGCAAGCCGGACGTGGCCCGCGGGGTCCGGCCCCGCCTTCGCGATGCCTTGCGCGTAAAAGTTGATGGTCAGAAAGCTGAACGCACTGAATAGGCCTGTGACGGTGATGGCGAACCACCAGATCGCCGGGATCGGCGGGGCCACGGCAAATAGCCCGATCATCGAAATCGCCAGAAGTGCCACGCCACCAGTCACGGCGAGCGCTTTGCTCCGGTTCAGGCGTTCGCTGATCCAGCCCAGCACCGGGTCCTGCACCACATCAATCAGCCGCAGCACAAACAGCACCGCACCCAGTGCTGTCAGACTGACACCATAGGATTCAGCGTAATAGGCTGGCGCATAGATATAGATCGGCAGCCCTGCGGCGCTGATGATGGCGGCAAAGAGTGAATAGGCGGGCAGGCGGTCGCGCACGGCGCTCACCTTGTGACCTCTTCGCTGGGGGGTGTGGGCTGACTGCGGAAAGTCGCGCCCTTCCACCACAGCTTGATCGCTTGCCAATGGATCAGCGTCAGCACCCGGCGCGATCCAAACGGGCGGCGCAAGGCAGCGCGCAGGATACCGGTGTCGGTCAGCGGCGCACGTGGACCTTTGAGCGTGGCAATAACCCCGCCATTGCCGCGGCTATAGTCGATGATGATGTGAATATTCTGTTCCGAAATATCAAATCTGAACACATATCCGCCTTCAATCGGCTGAAACGGCGAAACATGCATGATTTTCTGCGCAGCGAGTGTTTCATCCTTCGTGATCGGGCGCAGGTCGTCATGGGCACACAGATAACTGTGGCGGTCACCAAAGGTATTGGTCACCTCTGCAATCACGCAGCGCAAGACGCCGTCATCGTCATGGCACAGCCAAAAGCTGACCGGGTTGAACACATGGCCCAGCAGACGCGGCTGCGCGAGCAATTCGATCCGCCCCGACAGGGTAATCTGATGCGCCTGCAAGATATCGCGCACCCAAGCCGCCCCCATGCCTTGCTTTGGCGCGCCACCGTGATCGCTGTCTTGCAGCGACATCAGCGCGGCACGGTTGCGGGCAAACAGCTTGGGCGTTTGCAAATCAGCTTCTGCGTCCAGCAGCACATAGTCTATGGAATAGCGAAAGGCGTTTTTCACCGCCCCGCGCCGACCGTGATAGGTCTCTCCATTGATGTGCTGTACAGTGCTCACTCTGCTGCCATCTCCAACCGTTCAACCGCATTCAGGGCATGGACCACGTCATAAGCAGACGACAGCCCGTCCTCGTGAAAGCCATTCTTCATCCACGCACCGCAGAACCATGTGCGGTTTGATCCGTTGATCGCTGCCGCGGTTTTCTGGGCTGCGAGTGCGGCCATATCATAAACCGGATGCCGCAGGGTGGCGGTGTCCCAGATCAGATCATCGCGAATGGGCCGCGTGGAATTGAGCGTCACCATATAGTCACCACCGCTGATCGACGGCTGCAGCGAATTCATCCAATAGGTCAGGTCGATCTGATCCGACTGCTTGCCGCGATCCTCAGTATAGATCCACGACGACCAGACCTGTCTTCGCTTGGGCATTACAGCGGTGTCGGAATGCAGGACAATGTCGTTGGGCTGATAGCGGATCGCGCCCAGCGTGGCCTTTTCCGATGGCGTCGGGTCAGACAACATCGCCAGCGTGTCGTCGGAATGGGTGGCAAAGATGATCTCGTCAAAGCTTTCCCAATCTCCGCCTGCCTTGACGTCAACGCCAAAGGGCGTGCGGCGCACGGTTTGGATCGGGATGCCAAGGCGGATATCAACGCCGCGCCGCGCCATGTCTGTGCCCAGACGGTTCACATATTCAATGCCGCCACCGGTCACGGTGTACCACTGGTGCTGACCATGCACGCCCAAAAGCGCGTGATTGTCGAAGAACCGCAGCAGCGCATAGGCCGGGAAATCCATGATCTGTTCCTTGGGGGTTGACCAGATCGCGCCAGAGAACGGCAAAAGATAGTGATCGCGAAAGAAATCCGATAGGCCCAGTTTCGCAAGCAACCCACCCACGGTCAGGCTTTCGTCCGCTGCAGCTGCCAGCCCGTGTTTGTTGAAATGCAAAAGGTCACGGACCAGTCGCAAAAACTTGGGGCTTAGCGCGTTCATCCGCTGCGCGAATAGCGCATCCAGCGAGGTCAGCGCATATTCAAAGCGGCCCCCGTCAAAGCTGGCGCCAAAGCTCATCGTGCTCTTCTCGACCGGCACATCAAGGTGGTCAAAAAGGGCGGTCAGTTTGGGGTAGTTGGCGTAGTTGAAGACGATAAACCCGGTGTCCACAGCCACGTCGCGGTTTGGCCCCGCCATACGAGTACGCGCATGGCCCCCCAGCCGGTTTGCCGCTTCGAACAGAACCACGCGGTGGTCTTTGGCCAGCAAATGTGCCGCCCCCATGCCGGATATGCCAGCCCCGATGACGGCCACCTTACGGGGGGCCGCAGTTGCAGTTTCAAATGGCATGGAAGGTCCTCGTCGCTTTGTCTTTGGTCTTAGTACGTCACGCGACGCGGGCCGGATGAGTTTCGGTCAATAAAACAGAAATTTCTGTGATCCGATACCCGCGGGCCTGCGTAGACAGATCATGTTGACGACAGTGGAAGACAGCACAAAACCGGATGCGGCGGTTGCGATGGGCCTGTATGGTCCTGATAAATCGCGCCCTTCCGGCGCTGTAAAGGCAGATCGGTTGAACACGACGGACACAAGCAAACGGATGATGTGGGTCGCCCATGTCGTGGCCATTCGTGACCAGCAGGACAAGGATGCCTTTGCCGAACTCTTTGCGCATTTTGCGCCACGGGTGAAGTCGTTCCTGATGAAGTCGGGCACTTCGCCTGACATGGCAGAGGAATGCGCACAGGACGTGATGGTGACACTGTGGCGCAAGGCGGCAATGTTTGACCCCGCCAAGGCCAGCGTCAGCACCTGGATTTTTACGATCGCGCGGAATCGTCGGATCGACATCCTGCGCAAAGAACGCCGCCCCGAACCCGAAGAGCTTCCTTGGGGCCCCGAAGCAGAGCCCGATCAGGAAGAGACCGTGGCGCTGCAACAAGAGACGCAAAAACTGGGCGCGGCCTTGGCCGAACTGCCCGAAAAACAGCGGACACTGATCGAAAAGGCCTATTTTGGTGACCTTTCTCACAGTGAAATCGCAGAACAGACAGGGTTGCCGCTTGGCACGATCAAATCCCGAATCCGGTTGGCGCTGGAACGCCTGCGCCACGTTATGAAGTGAATGAAACCATGACACAGATTAAACACCACCTGACCGACGCCCTGCTGATGGGCTATGCCGCTGGCACCCTGCCTGAGGCGTTCAACCTTGTCGTCGCCACGCACATCAGTATGTGCGACACCTGCCGCGCAGCGCTTGCCGAATTCGAGGCGGTGGGCGGCGAGGTGATGATGGCCACCGATGCCGCATCGCTGGCAGAGGACAGCCTGACCGCGACTCTCGACAAGATCGCCAATGCGCCCGCAGCGCCCAAGGTGCCGGCGCGCAAAAAGGGCATCTTTCCTTCACCGCTGCAAAGCTATGTGAACGGTGATCTGGACGCGGTGAAATGGCGCAAGATTGGCGGAGGCGTCAGTCAAGCTGTATTGCCGACCTCTGAAGGGGCCACCGTGCGCTTGCTGCACATTCCCGCGGGCACCGCCGTGCCGGACCACGGCCATCGCGGCACAGAGCTGACGCTGGTGTTGCAAGGCGCATTTGTGGATGAAACTGATCGCTTTGGCGCAGGTGACGTCGAGGTCGCAAACGAAGACCTGCATCACACCCCCGTGGCCGAGGCGGGCATGGATTGCATCTGTCTGGCGGCCACCGATGCGCCGCTAAAATTCAATGGGCTGATGCCCCGCATTTTTCAGCGTTTCGTCGGGATCTAGGTCCCCCTCACACACAGGCAAAACGCGCGAAAGCCCCGGACCGACGTCCGGGGCTTTTTGCTGTTTACAGGGCCTTAAGCGTGGGCGAGCGCGCGTGCCGCCTTAAAGGATACAAGCCGCCGGTTGGCGCTGTCCCACAAGTCCAGCTGGGCGCATTTGAAGCTTTCCAGCAGGGTCATGCGGCTGCAATCCACCAGCTCTTCATGATCGCGCAACACCTCGTTCAAACGATAGAACGGAATACGGCTATACAGATGATGCACATGGTGGATGCCGATATTGGCGGAAAACCAGCGCAGGATCAGTGGCAGGTCATAGTGTGAACTGCCGTGCAGCGCCGCTTCGTGCAACTGCCAATCGTCATGTTCGTCCCAATGGGTCTGCTCAAACTGGTGCTGCACATAGAACAGCCAGACGCCGATAGACGCCGCCACCAGCGATGACGGCAGCATGACCAGAAACAGCGCGGCCCAGCCGCCGAAATAGACGATCACCGACATGATCAACAGGATCGACGCATTGGTGCCCATCGCGGAAATCCAATAGCTGCGGCCCTGGTCCATGAACCCCTTGGGCACGCGGTTTTGCAGGAGGAAAATGTAGCTCGGCCCGATCCCGAACATCACAATCGGATGGCGGTAGGCGCGATACAGAAACCGGCCGAACCGGCTGCGCTGGTGATATTCCTCGACCGTCAGGGTCATGATGTCGCCAAGACCCCGGTGCGCCAGATCACCCGCATGGCTGTGATGGATCGCATGGGACCGGCGCCAGACATCGTAAGGCGTCAGCGTCAGGACACCAAGTGACCGCCCGACCCAATCGCTGACATTACGATTGTCAAAGAACGACCCGTGGCCGCAATCATGCTGAATGCAAAAGAGCCGCAGCAAAAAACCACCATTCACAACCGAGATCAGAAAGGCCCCAAGGTAGCTATAGTTTGCGACCCAACAGGCCAGCACCCAAAACGCCACAAATGGCACCAAGGAAATCGCAAGCTCAAACGAGCTGCGCAACGTGTTGGGTTCACGATATTTGGCGAGGACGCGGACCCAGTCGCGGGCCGTGTCGATGGCGGGCGTTGTTGTTTTTGTCATGTTTGCCGATTTACTGCTGCTGGCTTGCGATACAGCAAACAGGACGTTGTGCAAATGAACTTTTTCGCCAGATGCGAGAACGCCCTTGAACCTGGCGCTATTGCGTGCGGGTTTCCAGCCCCTGCCCCTGATCGGTCACACGGGTCACGGCCCAGTTGCTGATCGGGCTTTCATCGTCCCAGGCCAGCGGCACAAATTGGCCATTCTTCTTCATCCAGCCATCGCCACCGGGCGAAAGATAAAAGGTGCGACCGGCATAAGCACCTGTAACGACGGCGTAATCCGGCGTCATTTGCAAGGTTGCCGCGCGCCCATGGGTTGACCCCGCACAAACGGTGGCACCACCCCGACAAGGGGCAAGCGTGTAGCTGTGCAGCTCTCCGTGTTCCTCGGTCAGGATTGTCACAGGGCCGGTATCAAATGGTTGGTCGGAAAACGCATTGGCCCAGGCGCGCTGCACCTGAACCGGGTTTTGTTCAAACGTCAGCGGCTCACCCGGCGCGCAGGCGGTAAGGGCCAGAAGGGGCAAGGTCAGGGCAAGGCGCATGGGACACTCCGTTTGGCGATTGGTGTGATCCTGCCCTCAGGTGCCGGGGGGCGCAAGGGGCACCACCTTGTCGTCGGCATCGGGGGCAAGTTCCTCAAAGTCGAAATTTCCCAGCCGGTTTGCACGTTTGCCCGCCTTGCCTGCGGAAATTTTGATGTCCTCGACGTCCTTTGAGGCTTGCGCAAAATGCTTGTCCAAGTTGCCGACACGGGTGACCAAACGATCAACGTCCCCGCCCAATAGCGCCAATTCCTTGCGGATCGCCCCGGTCTGTTCCCGCATTCGCGCATCTTTTAGGATCGCGCGCATGGTGTTCAATGTCGCCATGCAGGTTGTGGGCGAGACGATCCAGACCCGCGCATCGAACCCTTCGCGCACGATGGCAGGCAAGCGCGCGTGAAGCTCTGCATAGACTGCTTCGCTGGGTAGAAACATGATCGCACCATCGGCGGTCTCACCTTCGATGATGTACTTCTCGGATATCGCCTTGATATGCACCCGCACCGCATTGCCCAGATCGCGCAGCGCGATCTTCTGCATCTCGGGCGTCTCGGCAGAGGCGAGCGCCTCGTAGGCCTCAAACGGGAATTTCGCGTCAATCACAATCGGCCCCGGCGGATTGGGCAGATGGATCAGACAATCCGCGCGCTTGCCGTTGGAAAGCGTCGCTTGCAGGGCATAAGCATCCGCTGGCAGCGCCTTGGACACAATATCGGTCAGTTGGATTTCGCCGAACATGCCGCGCCGCTGCTTGTTGGACAGGATGTCCTGCAAGGTCAGCACATCGCCTGACAGCTTTTCGATGTTCGATTGCGCCTTGTCGATGGTCGCCAGCCGTTCTTGCAATTCGGTCAGCTGCTTGGTCGATTTTTCGGACGACCCGGTCAGGGTCTCCTTCATCTTTTCCTGCATTTCCGACATCGCGCGCGCAGATTTCAGCGCGTTGTCGGCCAGCCGTTCGGCCACTTGCGCATTTACCTCGGCCAGCCGGGTCTCCATCGTCTGGATCACGCGCACCTGTGCCGTGGCCTGCGCGTCGCTGACTGTCTGAATGTTGCCCGCCAACTGGCTTTGGTTCGCGTTCAGCACCTGCACGTCGTCGCCCAGACGGCTGACTTGCGTGGCAACAAAATTGACGGCCTGCGCCGATTGCCCGGCGCGGCGGACTGCAAGGATCAGCAGGACCACGATCAGCGCCGCCAAGACGGCAGCGACGATGATCCCGATAACGGCCGGTTCGCTCAGGTCGATTGATTGTCCTGCGATTTCAATCATGTGCGCCCGAAAAGCCGTTCGATGTCGGTCATCTTGAGTTCAACATAAGTGGGCCGCCCGTGGTTGCACTGGCCGGAATTCGGCGTCGCCTCCATCTCGCGCAGCAGGGCGTTCATTTCCGGCGCAGACATGCGCCGCCCGGTGCGGACAGAGCCGTGGCAAGCCACCCGCGACAGGATGGCGTTCAGCTTGGATTCCAGCAGTTTGCTGTCACCCTGATCAGTCAGCTCATCCAGAATGTCGCGGATCAGAGCGGTGGCATTGACCTCGCCCAACAGGGCCGGGGTTTCGCGAACAGCGATCGCACCGCCACCAAAGGGTTCAATCGTCAGGCCAAGGCGCGCAAGG from Yoonia sp. R2331 includes the following:
- a CDS encoding ATP-binding protein — its product is MRHLNLVPIAILVACTLGVYWASYTYFSAQVREQAAARLTLYRSTVEAELRHFAHLPFLLSQDPFVAATLQGGDTTALDRRLARFAQSAGLDAIYLMDDAGLTISASNAAAANSFVGQNYAFRPYFQAARDGALGEFYGIGATTGIPGYFYALAVQSRAAAEGVIAIKLDLSALQNSWQASGERIMLTNADGVVLLASDPAWRYRVLDPLTADQRDRIIASRQFGQEPLDPLDWTRDITAQTANVGGKHLLYLRTRDLPNDWSLHFFVPDDQAVTRASLSAGFVLLMGVLGLIALQVRRVRSIGAALQKSEEDQALLRSANARLAVEIEERRAAEQNLQKTQAELERAGRLAALGQLASSVTHELGQPIAAMRNRLAAAEMTSGPSTLNDKMQGLVARMEDITRQLKFFSRKGRDKFEKIDLAAAMTNALDLLEPTIAHTGATVDFQRPTSDVTLWANALRIEQVMTNIVRNALDAMEDAAERRIAIEMGQADDDVWFSVADSGHGLGDQSFDDLREPFATTRESGRGMGLGLTISAGIVSDHGGTITASDRAQGGALFRVTLPRNTGEASP
- a CDS encoding SDR family NAD(P)-dependent oxidoreductase, which translates into the protein MQSWQGKRYWLVGASEGLGRAVAHVMSRAGAELIVSARSEDRLAELVAELPGTASCVTVDVADMDSVRAAAEKVGQIDGVVYLAGVYWPMKAQEWDNDKAEMMAQVNYLGASRVVGEVIPQMVERGAGHIVLTGSLSGFRGLPGAIGYSASKAGLMALAESMQADLRTHPIKVQVINPGFIKTRLTDKNDFNMPFIMTPEDAANEVFDHMNDDAFKKSFPMVFSWLFRLSQFMPDWMYYRIFGAR
- a CDS encoding DUF3833 family protein, producing the protein MSLAAILIGAALVLIGLIAKSRYVSFWAQKPNDYADGPTFNIRDTFQGPIECEGIIYGPFGRVTSRFVAHFDAQWDGNVCTMKEVFHYDSGNVQDRVWTLTLGNDGRIKAEAPDVIGAGSGQQNGSAVLLNYRIKLAEEAGGHVLDTTDWMYLMSNGTVMNRSQFRKFGIKVAELVATMRPAHARAVAGE
- a CDS encoding MFS transporter yields the protein MSAVRDRLPAYSLFAAIISAAGLPIYIYAPAYYAESYGVSLTALGAVLFVLRLIDVVQDPVLGWISERLNRSKALAVTGGVALLAISMIGLFAVAPPIPAIWWFAITVTGLFSAFSFLTINFYAQGIAKAGPDPAGHVRLAAWRETGALLGVCIAAIVPTVLMGMTESPFAIFAYGFAALTALAALYMWPEWTGRTSSAPMGIRDILSDPLAKRLLILALFNATPLAVSSTLFLFYVDDRLGAVGWEGPLLVLFFLAAAMSAPLWSRLAARFGPKPVLLTAMVLAILSFGYTLTLGTGDLIQFSIVCVLSGATIGADLTLLPAMFAKRMAQVSPNGGQGFGLWSLVNKLTLAFAAVVLLPLLEQAGFAAGAETNPQAALTMLTLLYAGVPCLLKLVAIGLLVATKLEDR
- a CDS encoding DUF1365 domain-containing protein; translated protein: MSTVQHINGETYHGRRGAVKNAFRYSIDYVLLDAEADLQTPKLFARNRAALMSLQDSDHGGAPKQGMGAAWVRDILQAHQITLSGRIELLAQPRLLGHVFNPVSFWLCHDDDGVLRCVIAEVTNTFGDRHSYLCAHDDLRPITKDETLAAQKIMHVSPFQPIEGGYVFRFDISEQNIHIIIDYSRGNGGVIATLKGPRAPLTDTGILRAALRRPFGSRRVLTLIHWQAIKLWWKGATFRSQPTPPSEEVTR
- a CDS encoding NAD(P)/FAD-dependent oxidoreductase; the encoded protein is MPFETATAAPRKVAVIGAGISGMGAAHLLAKDHRVVLFEAANRLGGHARTRMAGPNRDVAVDTGFIVFNYANYPKLTALFDHLDVPVEKSTMSFGASFDGGRFEYALTSLDALFAQRMNALSPKFLRLVRDLLHFNKHGLAAAADESLTVGGLLAKLGLSDFFRDHYLLPFSGAIWSTPKEQIMDFPAYALLRFFDNHALLGVHGQHQWYTVTGGGIEYVNRLGTDMARRGVDIRLGIPIQTVRRTPFGVDVKAGGDWESFDEIIFATHSDDTLAMLSDPTPSEKATLGAIRYQPNDIVLHSDTAVMPKRRQVWSSWIYTEDRGKQSDQIDLTYWMNSLQPSISGGDYMVTLNSTRPIRDDLIWDTATLRHPVYDMAALAAQKTAAAINGSNRTWFCGAWMKNGFHEDGLSSAYDVVHALNAVERLEMAAE
- a CDS encoding ChrR family anti-sigma-E factor, whose product is MTQIKHHLTDALLMGYAAGTLPEAFNLVVATHISMCDTCRAALAEFEAVGGEVMMATDAASLAEDSLTATLDKIANAPAAPKVPARKKGIFPSPLQSYVNGDLDAVKWRKIGGGVSQAVLPTSEGATVRLLHIPAGTAVPDHGHRGTELTLVLQGAFVDETDRFGAGDVEVANEDLHHTPVAEAGMDCICLAATDAPLKFNGLMPRIFQRFVGI
- a CDS encoding fatty acid desaturase, translating into MTKTTTPAIDTARDWVRVLAKYREPNTLRSSFELAISLVPFVAFWVLACWVANYSYLGAFLISVVNGGFLLRLFCIQHDCGHGSFFDNRNVSDWVGRSLGVLTLTPYDVWRRSHAIHHSHAGDLAHRGLGDIMTLTVEEYHQRSRFGRFLYRAYRHPIVMFGIGPSYIFLLQNRVPKGFMDQGRSYWISAMGTNASILLIMSVIVYFGGWAALFLVMLPSSLVAASIGVWLFYVQHQFEQTHWDEHDDWQLHEAALHGSSHYDLPLILRWFSANIGIHHVHHLYSRIPFYRLNEVLRDHEELVDCSRMTLLESFKCAQLDLWDSANRRLVSFKAARALAHA
- a CDS encoding DNA recombination protein RmuC, which produces MIEIAGQSIDLSEPAVIGIIVAAVLAALIVVLLILAVRRAGQSAQAVNFVATQVSRLGDDVQVLNANQSQLAGNIQTVSDAQATAQVRVIQTMETRLAEVNAQVAERLADNALKSARAMSEMQEKMKETLTGSSEKSTKQLTELQERLATIDKAQSNIEKLSGDVLTLQDILSNKQRRGMFGEIQLTDIVSKALPADAYALQATLSNGKRADCLIHLPNPPGPIVIDAKFPFEAYEALASAETPEMQKIALRDLGNAVRVHIKAISEKYIIEGETADGAIMFLPSEAVYAELHARLPAIVREGFDARVWIVSPTTCMATLNTMRAILKDARMREQTGAIRKELALLGGDVDRLVTRVGNLDKHFAQASKDVEDIKISAGKAGKRANRLGNFDFEELAPDADDKVVPLAPPGT